A genomic window from Plasmodium reichenowi strain SY57 chromosome 6, whole genome shotgun sequence includes:
- a CDS encoding hypothetical protein (conserved Plasmodium protein, unknown function) encodes MTKENLQCDKYNKGGPTLNGNNSNKNKIVSSKYVENINEKNNDDIQNDVQKCFASLNSTIEDMNIQFNNILKDNEEKYILAFNTYMYDVQKEIGVLKKIVKEEKIKKLKDEKMKKLQKELKWYINECLRLDKISEYLKKEADKWKRNSELMKSHMLFLERKLYKIYEKIIYKENIKKENDIVKDDKIIKIKKSESEIHLKKKEICNERNDRKHLFCDIKKNDDQKNINKDETYKQINLKITNLEKKLKKQINVNSSLQQKLANCYIEKSKYEKLFIECVQQIKRDLTKRTLRKDKEEYVERNFSSLLNNSEFTNFTNDEKKNILISFFSTNDIIYFMNKYVFTKEKHPIYNNTENSYSRSTIKYQKRSDISPFLL; translated from the coding sequence ATGACTAAGGAAAATTTGCAGTGTGATAAATACAATAAGGGAGGTCCAACATTAAATggtaataatagtaataagaataaaattGTTTCAAGTAAATATGTAGagaatataaatgaaaagaataatgatgatattcAGAATGATGTTCAGAAATGCTTTGCTTCATTGAATAGTACTATTGAAGATATGAATATTCAATTtaacaatatattaaaagataatgaagagaaatatatattagcATTTAATACGTATATGTATGATGTTCAAAAAGAAATAGGTGTGTTAAAAAAGATCgtaaaagaagaaaaaataaaaaaattaaaagacgagaaaatgaagaaattaCAAAAGGAATTGAAGTGGTATATAAACGAATGTTTAAGGTTAGATAAAATATctgaatatttaaaaaaagaagcTGATAAATGGAAAAGGAATAGTGAACTTATGAAAAGCcatatgttatttttagaaagaaaattatataaaatatatgaaaaaattatttataaagaaaatataaaaaaggaaaatgatattgtaaaagatgataaaattataaaaataaaaaaatcaGAAAGTGAaattcatttaaaaaaaaaagaaatatgtAATGAAAGAAATGATAGAAAACATTTGTTTTgtgatataaaaaaaaatgatgatcaaaaaaatataaacaaagATGAAACATATAAACAAATCAATTTGAAAATAACCAATctagaaaaaaaattaaaaaaacaaatcaATGTAAATTCTAGTTTACAACAAAAATTAGCAAATTGTTATATCgaaaaatcaaaatatgaaaaattatttatagaaTGTGTTCAACAAATTAAAAGAGATTTAACAAAACGAACATTAAGAAAAGATAAGGAAGAATATGTGGAACGTAATTTTTCTTCTctattaaataattcaGAATTTACTAATTTTActaatgatgaaaaaaaaaatatattaatatccTTCTTTTCTACAAATgatatcatatattttatgaacaAATATGTCTTTACTAAAGAAAAGCATCCCATTTATAATAACACTGAAAATAGCTACTCAAGAAGtacaataaaatatcaGAAAAGGTCGGATATTTCTCCCTTCTTATTGTAA